A genomic stretch from Budorcas taxicolor isolate Tak-1 chromosome 15, Takin1.1, whole genome shotgun sequence includes:
- the PSMA1 gene encoding proteasome subunit alpha type-1, translating into MFRNQYDNDVTVWSPQGRIHQIEYAMEAVKQGSATVGLKSKTHAVLVALKRAQSELAAHQKKILHVDNHIGISIAGLTADARLLCNFMRQECLDSRFVFDRPLPVSRLVSLIGSKTQIPTQRYGRRPYGVGLLIAGYDDMGPHIFQTCPSANYFDCRAMSIGARSQSARTYLERHMSEFMECNLNELVKHGLRALRETLPAEQDLTTKNVSIGIVGKDLEFTIYDDDDVSPFLEGLEERPQRKAQPTQPADEPAEKADEPMEH; encoded by the exons ATG tTTCGCAACCAGTATGACAATGATGTCACTGTTTGGAGCCCTCAG ggCAGAATTCATCAAATTGAATATGCAATGGAAGCTGTCAAACAAGGTTCAGCCACAGTTGGTCTGAAATCAAAAACTCATGCAGTGTTGGTTGCATTGAAG AGAGCACAGTCAGAACTTGCGGCTCATCAGAAAAAAATTCTCCATGTTGATAACCATATTGGTATCTCAATTGCGGGACTTACTGCTGATGCTCGACTGTTATG taattttatGCGGCAGGAGTGTTTGGATTCCAGATTTGTATTTGACAGACCTCTTCCTGTGTCTCGTCTTGTATCTCTAATTGGAAGCA AAACCCAGATACCAACACAGCGATATGGCCGGAGACCATATGGTGTTGGGCTGCTCATTGCTGGTTATGAT GATATGGGTCCTCACATTTTCCAAACTTGTCCATCTGCTAACTATTTTGACTGCAGAGCTATGTCCATTGGAGCCCGATCTCAATCAGCTCGTACTTACTTGGAGAGACATATGTCAGAGTTTATGGAGT gCAATTTGAACGAACTGGTTAAGCATGGTCTGCGTGCCTTACGGGAAACCCTTCCTGCAGAACAGGACCTGACTACAAAG aatGTTTCCATTGGAATTGTTGGTAAAGACTTGGAGTTTACaatttatgatgatgatgatgtgtcTCCATTCCTGGAAGGTCTGGAAGAAAGACCACAGAGAAAGGCACAG CCTACTCAACCTGCTGATGAACCTGCAGAAAAGGCTGATGAACCAATGGAACATTAA